The Buteo buteo chromosome 1, bButBut1.hap1.1, whole genome shotgun sequence sequence ATATTTTGTTCTGGTGTTAATACAAACTACAGGCTCCCCAAAGTGGGGTTTGGATGAAGTAAATTAGTTCTACtttgaagcttttcttttctcccccgTTCGGAATGAATGGGGAGGCCCTTGaatgaaagctgcttttcattaGTGCCACCACATACCTATTTGAAAGGAAGAGCTCTTTTAGCACATACAAACACTGGAGTAAAGGAAAGCTTCCTTTTGCTACCAGAAGACCATCGGCTAAACAGCTCCTAGCTTCTCTTTCCAGTCAGGTGGTTTCCAATCAGAGTTAATTACTCCCGTCATTTATTCTAATCACCCTCCTCGGCTGGCCGGCAGTACTCTGTCACGGGGTGGCATCGTTTGAAGCCAGTGAGGTTTGAAAGCCACTGCAGGGTACTTGAGGCTCATTAGCGGGGCCTCTCCAGGCCCGGCTCTGGATCTGCTCCCTGATTAACtccccgcgccccaccgccgccccctcccctcctccggcgCCCATTAACTCTTGCCTTGCCGCTTGCCTTTGGCTTGCGCGGCGAACCGAGCGGCTAGGTGCCGGTCCGCCCGCACGGGAGACGGGGCGAGCTCCCACTCGCGAACGGGGGCGTTCTCGTGAAACGCCAGGGCTTGCCCCGGTGCGCAGAAATGgcgcttgctttttttttctctttttctttttttttccctttttcttctttttttcccttcttttttcttttttcctttttcttcttttttcttttttcccaccttttttcttttttcttttttcttttttcctttgcttttttccttttgcttttttctttttctttttttttctttttcttctttttttccccttttcttcttttttccctttttcttctttttttttctttttcttttttccccctttttcttttttccccctttttcttttttccccctttttcttttttccccctttttcttttttccccctttttctttttttcccctttttcttttttcccctttttcttttttcccctttttctttttttccccctttttcttttttcccttttttccccctttttcttttttcccttttttccccctttttcttttttccctttttttccccctttttcttttttcccttttttccccctttttctttttttcccctttttctttttttcctttttcttttttcctttttcttttttcctttttcttttttcctttttctttttttcctttttcttttttcctttttcttttttcctttttctttttttcctttttcttttttcctttttcttttttcctttttcttttttcctttttcttttttcctttttcttttttcctttttctttttttcctttttcttttttcctttttctttttttcctttttcttttttcctttttcttttttttcctttttcttttttctttttcttttttttcctttttcttttttttctttttcttttttttcctttttcttttttttcctttttcttttttttcctttttcttttttttcctttttcttttttttcctttttcttttttttcctttttcttttttttcctttttcttttttttcctttttctttttttcctttttctttttttcctttttctttttttcctttttctttttttcctttttcttttttttcctcttttttttccccctttttcttctttttttccccccctttttcttcttttttttttttcccctttttcttctttttttttttccctttttcctcttttttttttttcctttctctttcctccttgcaAGGACGGGGTGGCTGCGGCGGCTCTTTGCCGAGGCGGGAACCTCCGTccctcccggcggcggcggcgctggccGGGACCAGCTCCCCGCGACGGTGCCGGCCGCTCCCGGCGGCGGCCGAGCGGAGCGGAGCGAGGGTcgggcccggcccccggccTGGAGCTCGGCATCGGGCCGATTGCCAGCCTGGTGCGCCTGGTTTGGGTGTTTGGTTTcggtgttgggtttttttttttttcttccaagtgcTTCAAAAAGGTTTCTTTGCCATTTGGCATAtacctggaggaaaaaaaaaaaggcagcagcttctCTAAAAGAAGAGGTAGAACTGAAAATACAGACTTatcagactttttaaaaacagtgttaGTTTCCCCCATGCTCTGCAGATGGGTGAACTTCAAGGTTAGCATATAGAGACAGGGCTAGGTATCCAAACCACTTTGCAGGAACTGCTCCGTTGTGTGGTTGTGGTGGTGAGGAGCTATGGGCACCTTCTGCTTTCCTGGGTAAGATCAGTCCATTACAGTTTTAAGCAACCCTGACTTGGAGGTGAGAACTCGATCAGGGCCTtgtgcttctctttctctctgcaagAAAACCTGTGGGCCACAGGTGCaggattttaataaaaaaaattcatctatTAGTGTTACCCTCAGTCAGACTAGGTAGTTTTATTAGAAGCATCATTTGATTAAAACTTTTGGTTGCTGCTACTTTAAAACATAGTGTAAcattgtgttggttttgcagggttgtatttttttaaaaactcattctTTTTCTATACTGGGAAGTAACGTCTTAGACAGTTGCTTGCTTGTTTGCCCTGTAAAAAGCAAGACCTGTCTCTGGGAGTTCAGCCTctgaattaaattattatttggaAGATGGGacttaaatactgttttattgcagtatgtttttatttctaaatgttaAGGGTTTTTAGGCCATcttctatgaagaaaaaaagtatattgtTGATATAAGGGAAAATTCTAGGGTTTTTTAGCATCTTATTTATCTTATAGCTGGAAGcatttaattcattaaaatgttaataactGACCATATGCTTTTGCAGCATATAACCTCtgaatgttaattttaattgtattaatCTCTTTCGCCCTTCCCACTAACACGGTTCATGGCAGAGCAATATAAAGGTTATGAAAAGTTTGCTCTCAACTGGCTACACAATGTCTGTTGCGCTTGGAAGTGTTTACGCCTCGATTTCCTGAGCATGCTCAATATACTTAATATATCACTTGGCTCTCTGTGTCCAGCTGTCATAGTGGAAATTTGGAGCGATTTAGGTGAAAAAAGGGAATAACATCTAGAAGAAATTAAACTATCTGCAAGAAAGCATTATGAACAAAACTAGTTGTAACTCAACATGCAATGCATGAtgaaattagaataaaaaagagatttttgcattttctaagGATGGACATTTTAAGAGGTAATTTACA is a genomic window containing:
- the LOC142029167 gene encoding uncharacterized protein LOC142029167, coding for MRYMPNGKETFLKHLEEKKKNPTPKPNTQTRRTRLAIGPMPSSRPGAGPDPRSAPLGRRRERPAPSRGAGPGQRRRRREGRRFPPRQRAAAATPSLQGGKRKEKKKRGKREKKKEEKGEKKKRRKRGGKKEEKGGKKRGKKRKRKKRKRKKRKRKKRKRKKRKRKKKKKEKKEKGKKRKRKKKKKEKKEKGKKRKRKKKKKEKKEKEKKEKGKKRKRKKKKEKKEKGKKKKEKKKKEKRKRKKRKRKKEKGKKKKEKRKRKKEKGKKKKEKKKKEKRKRKKEKGKKEKGKKKKEKRKRKKEKGKKEKGEKKKKGEKREKRKRGKKREKRKRGKKGKKEKGGKKGKKKKGEKKKKGKKEKGEKRKRGKKEKGGKKKKGEKRKRGKKEKGGKKKKGEKRKRKKKKKKGKKKKRGKKEEKEKKRKRKKQKEKSKGKKKKEKRKKVGKKKKEEKGKKKKEGKKRRKREKKRKREKKSKRHFCAPGQALAFHENAPVREWELAPSPVRADRHLAARFAAQAKGKRQGKS